A part of Fundulus heteroclitus isolate FHET01 chromosome 23, MU-UCD_Fhet_4.1, whole genome shotgun sequence genomic DNA contains:
- the LOC118557422 gene encoding transmembrane protein 33-like, producing MADNNQGTPPPQLGPVQFLMSNKLETAMWLSRLFTVYCSVMFILPILGPHAAANFYQRALLANALTSALRLHQRLPRFQLSRAFLAQALQEDSCHYLLYSLILVNSYPITMSIFPVFLFSLLHATTYTKKVLDSMGPGSLMFIRNLLDRLTANQQNILKFIACNEIFLMPATVFMLFSGQGSLLLPFIYYRFLTLRYTSRRNPYCRTLFTELRILLEHFIMKPSCPAFLRRMCLSSIAFVSRLAPTGV from the exons ATGGCTGACAATAACCAAGGAACCCCTCCTCCCCAGCTGGGGCCTGTG CAATTTCTAATGAGCAACAAGCTGGAAACTGCGATGTGGCTATCCCGTCTCTTCACGGTCTACTGCTCTGTAATGTTTATTCTCCCAATTCTGGG ACCTCATGCTGCAGCAAACTTCTATCAGCGAGCCCTGCTAGCCAACGCCCTCACCAGCGCACTTCGCCTACACCAGAGACTCCCACGCTTTCAGCTGAGCCGAGCGTTTTTGGCCCAAGCTCTGCAAGAGGACAGCTGTCATTACCTGCTGTACTCCCTCATCCTGGTCAACTCCTACCCCATCACAA TGAGCATCTTCCCAGTTTTCCTGTTTTCGTTACTTCATGCAACCACCTACACAAAGAAAGTTCTTGAT TCCATGGGTCCAGGCAGCCTGATGTTCATCAGAAACCTCCTCGACCGACTGACGGCCAATCAGCAGAACATCCTGAAGTTTATCGCTTGTAATGAGATCTTCTTAATGCCAGCTACTGTTTTCATGCTCTTCAG TGGTCAGGGAAGCTTGTTGCTGCCGTTTATCTACTACCGATTCCTCACGCTGCGTTACACATCCAGAAGAAACCCGTACTGCCG CACTTTGTTCACGGAGCTGCGAATTCTCCTGGAGCACTTCATCATGAAGCCTTCGTGCCCTGCTTTTTTGAGGAGGATGTGCCTCAGCAGCATCGCCTTCGTCAGCCGCCTCGCCCCCACAGGCGTCTGA
- the LOC118556238 gene encoding cyclin-A2-like isoform X2, which yields MSAANRPGSAASANHNQENMLTRLRGSLKPRAAANDNQENLPPKQVANRTVLGALQGNQKSKAQNQRGTKQESTQPLSFKNEDLAKSCFERLPARKPAFQIHVDEPEAAPANEVETSQGKPTEEESPLAISNAVAGLRRPLATIDIPAAMDVSFESPMDMSVVEGDEKPINVNEVPEYASEIHTYLREMEVKTRPKAGYMKKQPDITNSMRAILVDWLVEVGEEYKLQNETLYLAVNYIDRFLSSMSVLRGKLQLVGTAAMLLASKFEEIYPPEVAEFVYITDDTYTKKQVLRMEHLVLKVLSFDLAAPTINQFLTQYFCHQAVNKQVESLAMYLGELSLVESDPFLKYLPSQMAAAAYILANNTVTGSSWPKSLVEMTGYTLEDLMPCVEDLHRLHVGAAQHAQQSVREKYKGSKYLEVSCIVAPTKLMLN from the exons ATGTCAGCAGCTAACCGACCAGGAAGCGCGGCTAGCGCGAATCACAACCAGGAGAACATGCTAACGAGGCTAAGAGGCTCTCTGAAGCCCCGGGCTGCAGCCAACGACAACCAGGAAAACCTTCCTCCGAAGCAAGTCGCCAACAGAACCGTTCTAGGAGCCCTGCAGGGCAACCAGAAGAGCAAAGCCCAGAACCAGCGCGGCACAAAGCAG GAGTCAACACAGCCTCtatcttttaaaaatgaagatCTTGCTAAGAGCTGCTTTGAGAGGCTACCTGCCAGGAAGCCTGCTTTCCAGATCCATGTGGATGAGCCTGAAGCGGCTCCAGCTAACGAGGTTGAAACCAGCCAAGGGAAGCCCACAGAGGAAGAATCTCCTCTCGCAATCAGCAATGCTGTGGCAGGACTCCGCAGGCCTTTGGCCACAATCGACATCCCGGCAGCAATGGATGTTAGCTTTG AGTCTCCCATGGACATGTCTGTGGTTGAGGGGGATGAAAAGCCCATCAATGTAAACGAGGTCCCAGAATATGCAAGCGAAATCCACACGTACCTCAGAGAAATGGAGGTA AAGACCAGACCTAAAGCGGGCTACATGAAGAAGCAGCCAGACATCACGAACAGCATGAGGGCCATCCTAGTGGACTGGCTAGTAGAGGTCGGAGAAGAATACAAGCTCCAGAACGAGACCCTTTATCTGGCTGTCAACTACATCGACCGCTTCCTGTCCTCCATGTCTGTCCTGAGGGGCAAACTGCAGCTTGTCGGGACTGCGGCCATGCTGCTTGCTTC aaaatttgaagagATCTACCCTCCTGAAGTGGCGGAGTTTGTCTACATCACAGATGACACCTACACAAAGAAGCAAGTGTTGCGCATGGAGCATCTGGTGCTTAAAGTGCTCTCCTTTGATCTGGCGGCTCCCACCATAAACCAGTTCCTCACTCAGTACTTCTGCCATCAGGCTGTTAACAAGCAGGTGGAAAGCCTTGCCATG TACCTGGGGGAGCTCAGTCTAGTTGAGTCGGATCCCTTCCTGAAATACCTGCCATCACAGATGGCGGCTGCTGCGTACATCCTGGCCAACAACACGGTGACTGGAAGCTCGTGG CCAAAGTCTCTGGTGGAGATGACTGGCTACACTCTGGAGGATCTCATGCCCTGCGTTGAGGATCTTCACCGACTGCATGTTGGCGCTGCACAGCACGCCCAGCAGTCTGTCCGGGAGAAGTACAAGGGCTCAAA GTACCTGGAAGTCTCCTGTATCGTTGCACCAACCAAGCTGATGCTGAACTGA
- the LOC118557461 gene encoding Bardet-Biedl syndrome 7 protein-like isoform X1 produces MELHLHRVDYTQVGVTSQKTMRLLPALGKKATQKVAIADQDGVITCFGMKKGEAVPVFKTLPGPKIARMDLGGAAGTPQEKIFVCSGSQVRGFTKKGKQFLTFEANLTESINAMHVSGADLFVCASYIYNHYCDCKDQDYFLSGDKINDITCLSSEKLPHLVPVLACQDRVLRVLQGSELAYDVEVPGPPSVLELYNKDGGQEVLYGTTDGKIGLVQIGDCAAVTRWEIENEKKKGGILCIDTYDITGDGVNDILVGRDDGTVEVYGFDSSSEPALRFEHVLTESVTSIQGGCVGKEPYEEVLTATYTGWVTGLTTEPQRAEAVQGEEVRMSKETQCKIEALRAELEQLQVKVLQGREQYQQTSQSSTAVSAVPIFSINDKFTLCQDDASYSLTLEVQTAIDNLLLQSDVPIDLLDVDKNSAVVSFSECDSEQPNGNFLLATYRCQANTTRLELKVRSIEGQYGTLQAYVTPRLQPKTCQVRQYQIKPLSLHQRTHSIDPDRPMNRLSLVGQFSFAEIHSWVVFCLPEVPEKTPAGESVTFYFHNTFLGTQLEATYCKGEGHFKSDNISTISILRDVLSKEATKKKINLNISYDIDDDSVSHTLQMIHPKLEYQLLLAKKVQLIDALKELQVHEGNADFLIPEYRSVLDESANLLEEYKKQPAHLERLYGMITDLFIDKFKFKGQNVKTKVSSLLDILDSYDLNSLLDFFNEP; encoded by the exons ATGGAGCTCCACCTACACAGAGTTGATTATACGCAG GTTGGTGTGACATCCCAGAAAACGATGAGGTTGCTTCCAGCGTTGGGGAAAAAGGCAACCCAAAAG GTTGCCATAGCTGATCAGGATGGTGTAATCACATGTTTTGGGATGAAGAAGGGAGAAGCCGTC CCTGTGTTTAAGACACTCCCTGGACCAAAGATAGCCAGAATGGACCtcggaggagctgcaggaactCCCCAGGAGAAGATCTTTGTCTGTTCTGGTTCTCAGGTTCGAGGATTTACTAAGAAAGGCAAACAGTTCCTCACCTTTGAGGCCAACCTCACGGAGAGCATTAACGCCAT GCACGTCTCCGGCGCTGACCTGTTTGTGTGTGCGAGTTACATCTACAACCACTACTGTGACTGCAAGGACCAGGACTACTTCCTGTCTGGAGACAAAATTAATGACATCACATGTTTATCCTCAGAAAAGCTTCCTCACCTCGTCCCTGTGTTGGCTTGCCAAGATCGAGTTCTCAGAGTCTTACAG GGATCTGAACTTGCCTATGATGTTGAAGTCCCCGGCCCGCCATCTGTTCTGGAACTTTATAATAAAGATGGAG gacAGGAAGTCCTTTATGGAACCACAGATGGAAAAATCGGACTGGTTCAGATTGGGGACTGTGCTGCTGTGACCAGATGGGagattgaaaatgaaaaaaagaaaggag GAATTCTTTGCATTGATACTTATGACATTACTGGGGATGGAGTGAACGACATCCTGGTGGGCAGGGACGATGGGACAGTTGAAGTCTATGGCTTTGACAGCTCCAGTGAGCCTGCGCTACGCTTTGAACAT gTGTTGACGGAGAGTGTGACCTCCATCCAAGGTGGCTGTGTGGGGAAAGAGCCTTACGAGGAGGTCTTAACCGCCACCTACACAG GATGGGTGACTGGGCTGACCACTGAGCCCCAGAGGGCTGAGGCTGTACAGGGAGAGGAGGTCAGGATGAGCAAGGAGACCCAGTGTAAAATAGAAGCACTCAG GGCAgagctggagcagctgcaggttAAAGTCCTGCAGGGGCGTGAGCAATACCAACAGACCAGCCAGTCCAGCACGGCCGTCTCTGCTGTTCCCATCTTCAGCATAAACGACAAGTTCACGCTCTGCCAGGACGATGCCAGCTACAGTCTCACTCTGGAGGTGCAGACGGCCATCGACAACCTACTATTGCAG AGCGACGTCCCCATAGACCTGCTGGACGTCGATAAGAACTCGGCCGTCGTCAGTTTCAGCGAATGCGACTCAGAG CAGCCAAATGGAAACTTCCTGCTGGCCACATACAGGTGTCAAGCCAATACTACCAGACTTGAGCTTAAG GTGAGATCCATTGAGGGACAGTATGGGACCCTGCAGGCGTACGTCACGCCCAGGCTGCAGCCTAAGACCTGCCAGGTTCGCCAGTATCAGATTAAACCGCTTTCTCTCCACCAGCGGACACACAGCATAGACCCAGACAG GCCAATGAACCGGCTCAGTTTGGTGGGGCAGTTCAGTTTTGCAGAGATTCACTCCTGGGTGGTTTTCTGTTTGCCAGAGGTGCCTGAAAAAACGCCTGCAGGGGAGAGCGTGACCTTCTACTTCCATAACACGTTCCTCGGCACACAGCTGGAGGCCACATACTG CAAAGGGGAGGGTCACTTTAAGTCGGACAATATTTCCACCATCTCTATTCTCAGAGATGTTCTCTCTAAAGAGGCgaccaaaaagaaaatcaatctAAATATTTCATACG ATATAGATGATGACTCTGTTAGTCACACTCTCCAGATGATCCATCCAAAGCTGGAGTACCAGTTGCTGCTGGCGAAGAAAGTTCAGCTTATTGATGCTCTCAAA GAGCTCCAGGTTCACGAGGGGAACGCCGATTTCCTGATCCCGGAGTATCGCAGCGTCTTGGACGAGTCTGCCAATCTTCTGGAGGAGTACAAGAAGCAGCCCGCACACCTTGAAAGGCTCTACG gaatGATCACGGATCTTTTCATTGACAAATTCAAGTTCAAGGGCCAGAATGTGAAAACAAAAGTGTCATCGCTGCTGGACATCCTCGACAGTTATGACTTAAATTCACTGTTGGACTTTTTCAATGAGCCATGA
- the LOC118556238 gene encoding cyclin-A2-like isoform X1: MSAANRPGSAASANHNQENMLTRLRGSLKPRAAANDNQENLPPKQVANRTVLGALQGNQKSKAQNQRGTKQESTQPLSFKNEDLAKSCFERLPARKPAFQIHVDEPEAAPANEVETSQGKPTEEESPLAISNAVAGLRRPLATIDIPAAMDVSFESPMDMSVVEGDEKPINVNEVPEYASEIHTYLREMEVKTRPKAGYMKKQPDITNSMRAILVDWLVEVGEEYKLQNETLYLAVNYIDRFLSSMSVLRGKLQLVGTAAMLLASKFEEIYPPEVAEFVYITDDTYTKKQVLRMEHLVLKVLSFDLAAPTINQFLTQYFCHQAVNKQVESLAMYLGELSLVESDPFLKYLPSQMAAAAYILANNTVTGSSWPKSLVEMTGYTLEDLMPCVEDLHRLHVGAAQHAQQSVREKYKGSKYLEVSCIVAPTKLMLN; encoded by the exons ATGTCAGCAGCTAACCGACCAGGAAGCGCGGCTAGCGCGAATCACAACCAGGAGAACATGCTAACGAGGCTAAGAGGCTCTCTGAAGCCCCGGGCTGCAGCCAACGACAACCAGGAAAACCTTCCTCCGAAGCAAGTCGCCAACAGAACCGTTCTAGGAGCCCTGCAGGGCAACCAGAAGAGCAAAGCCCAGAACCAGCGCGGCACAAAGCAG GAGTCAACACAGCCTCtatcttttaaaaatgaagatCTTGCTAAGAGCTGCTTTGAGAGGCTACCTGCCAGGAAGCCTGCTTTCCAGATCCATGTGGATGAGCCTGAAGCGGCTCCAGCTAACGAGGTTGAAACCAGCCAAGGGAAGCCCACAGAGGAAGAATCTCCTCTCGCAATCAGCAATGCTGTGGCAGGACTCCGCAGGCCTTTGGCCACAATCGACATCCCGGCAGCAATGGATGTTAGCTTTG AGTCTCCCATGGACATGTCTGTGGTTGAGGGGGATGAAAAGCCCATCAATGTAAACGAGGTCCCAGAATATGCAAGCGAAATCCACACGTACCTCAGAGAAATGGAG GTGAAGACCAGACCTAAAGCGGGCTACATGAAGAAGCAGCCAGACATCACGAACAGCATGAGGGCCATCCTAGTGGACTGGCTAGTAGAGGTCGGAGAAGAATACAAGCTCCAGAACGAGACCCTTTATCTGGCTGTCAACTACATCGACCGCTTCCTGTCCTCCATGTCTGTCCTGAGGGGCAAACTGCAGCTTGTCGGGACTGCGGCCATGCTGCTTGCTTC aaaatttgaagagATCTACCCTCCTGAAGTGGCGGAGTTTGTCTACATCACAGATGACACCTACACAAAGAAGCAAGTGTTGCGCATGGAGCATCTGGTGCTTAAAGTGCTCTCCTTTGATCTGGCGGCTCCCACCATAAACCAGTTCCTCACTCAGTACTTCTGCCATCAGGCTGTTAACAAGCAGGTGGAAAGCCTTGCCATG TACCTGGGGGAGCTCAGTCTAGTTGAGTCGGATCCCTTCCTGAAATACCTGCCATCACAGATGGCGGCTGCTGCGTACATCCTGGCCAACAACACGGTGACTGGAAGCTCGTGG CCAAAGTCTCTGGTGGAGATGACTGGCTACACTCTGGAGGATCTCATGCCCTGCGTTGAGGATCTTCACCGACTGCATGTTGGCGCTGCACAGCACGCCCAGCAGTCTGTCCGGGAGAAGTACAAGGGCTCAAA GTACCTGGAAGTCTCCTGTATCGTTGCACCAACCAAGCTGATGCTGAACTGA
- the LOC118557461 gene encoding Bardet-Biedl syndrome 7 protein-like isoform X2, with protein MELHLHRVDYTQVGVTSQKTMRLLPALGKKATQKVAIADQDGVITCFGMKKGEAVPVFKTLPGPKIARMDLGGAAGTPQEKIFVCSGSQVRGFTKKGKQFLTFEANLTESINAMHVSGADLFVCASYIYNHYCDCKDQDYFLSGDKINDITCLSSEKLPHLVPVLACQDRVLRVLQGSELAYDVEVPGPPSVLELYNKDGGQEVLYGTTDGKIGLVQIGDCAAVTRWEIENEKKKGGILCIDTYDITGDGVNDILVGRDDGTVEVYGFDSSSEPALRFEHVLTESVTSIQGGCVGKEPYEEVLTATYTGWVTGLTTEPQRAEAVQGEEVRMSKETQCKIEALRAELEQLQVKVLQGREQYQQTSQSSTAVSAVPIFSINDKFTLCQDDASYSLTLEVQTAIDNLLLQSDVPIDLLDVDKNSAVVSFSECDSEPNGNFLLATYRCQANTTRLELKVRSIEGQYGTLQAYVTPRLQPKTCQVRQYQIKPLSLHQRTHSIDPDRPMNRLSLVGQFSFAEIHSWVVFCLPEVPEKTPAGESVTFYFHNTFLGTQLEATYCKGEGHFKSDNISTISILRDVLSKEATKKKINLNISYDIDDDSVSHTLQMIHPKLEYQLLLAKKVQLIDALKELQVHEGNADFLIPEYRSVLDESANLLEEYKKQPAHLERLYGMITDLFIDKFKFKGQNVKTKVSSLLDILDSYDLNSLLDFFNEP; from the exons ATGGAGCTCCACCTACACAGAGTTGATTATACGCAG GTTGGTGTGACATCCCAGAAAACGATGAGGTTGCTTCCAGCGTTGGGGAAAAAGGCAACCCAAAAG GTTGCCATAGCTGATCAGGATGGTGTAATCACATGTTTTGGGATGAAGAAGGGAGAAGCCGTC CCTGTGTTTAAGACACTCCCTGGACCAAAGATAGCCAGAATGGACCtcggaggagctgcaggaactCCCCAGGAGAAGATCTTTGTCTGTTCTGGTTCTCAGGTTCGAGGATTTACTAAGAAAGGCAAACAGTTCCTCACCTTTGAGGCCAACCTCACGGAGAGCATTAACGCCAT GCACGTCTCCGGCGCTGACCTGTTTGTGTGTGCGAGTTACATCTACAACCACTACTGTGACTGCAAGGACCAGGACTACTTCCTGTCTGGAGACAAAATTAATGACATCACATGTTTATCCTCAGAAAAGCTTCCTCACCTCGTCCCTGTGTTGGCTTGCCAAGATCGAGTTCTCAGAGTCTTACAG GGATCTGAACTTGCCTATGATGTTGAAGTCCCCGGCCCGCCATCTGTTCTGGAACTTTATAATAAAGATGGAG gacAGGAAGTCCTTTATGGAACCACAGATGGAAAAATCGGACTGGTTCAGATTGGGGACTGTGCTGCTGTGACCAGATGGGagattgaaaatgaaaaaaagaaaggag GAATTCTTTGCATTGATACTTATGACATTACTGGGGATGGAGTGAACGACATCCTGGTGGGCAGGGACGATGGGACAGTTGAAGTCTATGGCTTTGACAGCTCCAGTGAGCCTGCGCTACGCTTTGAACAT gTGTTGACGGAGAGTGTGACCTCCATCCAAGGTGGCTGTGTGGGGAAAGAGCCTTACGAGGAGGTCTTAACCGCCACCTACACAG GATGGGTGACTGGGCTGACCACTGAGCCCCAGAGGGCTGAGGCTGTACAGGGAGAGGAGGTCAGGATGAGCAAGGAGACCCAGTGTAAAATAGAAGCACTCAG GGCAgagctggagcagctgcaggttAAAGTCCTGCAGGGGCGTGAGCAATACCAACAGACCAGCCAGTCCAGCACGGCCGTCTCTGCTGTTCCCATCTTCAGCATAAACGACAAGTTCACGCTCTGCCAGGACGATGCCAGCTACAGTCTCACTCTGGAGGTGCAGACGGCCATCGACAACCTACTATTGCAG AGCGACGTCCCCATAGACCTGCTGGACGTCGATAAGAACTCGGCCGTCGTCAGTTTCAGCGAATGCGACTCAGAG CCAAATGGAAACTTCCTGCTGGCCACATACAGGTGTCAAGCCAATACTACCAGACTTGAGCTTAAG GTGAGATCCATTGAGGGACAGTATGGGACCCTGCAGGCGTACGTCACGCCCAGGCTGCAGCCTAAGACCTGCCAGGTTCGCCAGTATCAGATTAAACCGCTTTCTCTCCACCAGCGGACACACAGCATAGACCCAGACAG GCCAATGAACCGGCTCAGTTTGGTGGGGCAGTTCAGTTTTGCAGAGATTCACTCCTGGGTGGTTTTCTGTTTGCCAGAGGTGCCTGAAAAAACGCCTGCAGGGGAGAGCGTGACCTTCTACTTCCATAACACGTTCCTCGGCACACAGCTGGAGGCCACATACTG CAAAGGGGAGGGTCACTTTAAGTCGGACAATATTTCCACCATCTCTATTCTCAGAGATGTTCTCTCTAAAGAGGCgaccaaaaagaaaatcaatctAAATATTTCATACG ATATAGATGATGACTCTGTTAGTCACACTCTCCAGATGATCCATCCAAAGCTGGAGTACCAGTTGCTGCTGGCGAAGAAAGTTCAGCTTATTGATGCTCTCAAA GAGCTCCAGGTTCACGAGGGGAACGCCGATTTCCTGATCCCGGAGTATCGCAGCGTCTTGGACGAGTCTGCCAATCTTCTGGAGGAGTACAAGAAGCAGCCCGCACACCTTGAAAGGCTCTACG gaatGATCACGGATCTTTTCATTGACAAATTCAAGTTCAAGGGCCAGAATGTGAAAACAAAAGTGTCATCGCTGCTGGACATCCTCGACAGTTATGACTTAAATTCACTGTTGGACTTTTTCAATGAGCCATGA